A single region of the Labeo rohita strain BAU-BD-2019 chromosome 3, IGBB_LRoh.1.0, whole genome shotgun sequence genome encodes:
- the mgat3a gene encoding beta-1,4-mannosyl-glycoprotein 4-beta-N-acetylglucosaminyltransferase a isoform X2, whose protein sequence is MRIRRHKVFLLCLLGIFVVSFLHYYKALYNIPLLQEFSSPSNHLKTLKIFSDIFWNIPAADFNSQQDVHKLSRLNVKSKQGSFDSNEILPDGKLHERTFVLQNDPTPFFIHTESGAMCLKEGTDLADFATRHKLLQHHREIDPKDKAINTNEQMVRCPCLQGWHGPHCGIPTIVYHSNLPSKSKVTPRKVPRRVINAINVNHEFDLLHARFHELGDVVDVFLICESNFTAYGDSRPLLFRQMILNGTFDYIKHKILYIFLDHFPDGGRADGWIADDYLRTYLTKNGMSRLKGLKRDDVFIIDDADEIPARDGILFLKLHDGWTEPVGIHMRKSLYGFYWRQFGTLNVLSACTAAMLFKVYKGDGILLRRRSYYSMSGFREYENSTGRILVPWAIGSPVHYAGWHCSWCFKPEGIYYKLISAQNGDFPRWGDYSEKRKISYIEDLIQTGGWFDGSVPEYPPSDPKEHMYAPKYLLDNYKKYHYLLENPYAKEKH, encoded by the exons ATGAGAATAAGAAGGCATAAAGTCTTCCTTCTGTGCTTACTGGGGATTTTTGTTGTTTCCTTCCTTCATTACTACAAAGCCCTGTACAATATTCCGCTGCTGCAGGAATTCTCCTCTCCCTCCAACCATCTGAAGACTCTGAAGatattcagcgatatcttcTGGAATATTCCAGCTGCTGACTTCAACTCCCAGCAAGATGTTCACAAACTCAGCCGCCTGAACGTAAAGTCAAAGCAG GGCAGTTTTGACTCAAATGAGATTCTCCCAGATGGGAAACTTCATGAACGTACCTTTGTACTTCAAAATGATCCCACACCCTTTTTCATCCACACCGAATCTGGAGCCATGTGCTTAAAAGAGGGGACGGATCTGGCCGACTTCGCAACTCGCCACAAGTTACTGCAACATCACAGAGAAATCGACCCCAAAGACAAAGCAATCAATACAAACGAGCAGATGGTTCGGTGTCCCTGCCTGCAGGGTTGGCACGGCCCTCACTGTGGCATCCCTACCATCGTGTATCATTCCAACCTCCCGTCCAAGTCAAAAGTAACACCCAGAAAAGTTCCACGTCGGGTCATCAATGCCATCAACGTCAACCACGAGTTTGACCTACTACACGCTCGATTCCACGAACTTGGAGATGTTGTGGACGTGTTTTTGATTTGCGAATCCAATTTCACTGCGTATGGTGACTCAAGACCTCTTTTGTTCCGGCAGATGATCCTAAACGGAACATTTGACTATATAAAGCACAAAATCCTGTACATCTTCCTGGACCATTTTCCTGATGGCGGCCGTGCGGACGGCTGGATCGCGGACGATTACCTGCGCACctatttgaccaaaaatggaATGTCGAGGCTTAAGGGCCTCAAACGGGATGATGTTTTCATCATCGACGATGCGGATGAAATTCCAGCTCGAGATGGAATCCTTTTCCTCAAGCTCCACGacggctggacggaaccagtcGGGATCCACATGCGTAAATCCCTATACGGATTCTACTGGAGGCAGTTTGGAACGCTAAACGTTTTATCTGCTTGCACGGCAGCTATGCTCTTTAAGGTTTACAAGGGTGATGGGATTCTCCTTCGCCGCCGGTCGTATTATTCCATGTCGGGATTCCGGGAATACGAGAACTCCACGGGACGCATTCTGGTACCGTGGGCCATCGGAAGCCCTGTTCACTATGCTGGATGGCACTGTTCCTGGTGTTTTAAACCAGAGGGAATTTATTACAAACTCATATCGGCTCAAAATGGAGACTTCCCACGTTGGGGCGATTACAGCGAGAAACGGAAGATAAGTTATATTGAAGACTTAATACAGACAGGGGGGTGGTTTGATGGGTCTGTACCAGAGTACCCACCCTCAGACCCCAAAGAGCATATGTATGCTCCCAAATACCTGCTGGacaactataaaaaatatcacTATTTGCTGGAGAACCCATATGCAAAAGAGAAACATTAA
- the mgat3a gene encoding beta-1,4-mannosyl-glycoprotein 4-beta-N-acetylglucosaminyltransferase a isoform X1 yields the protein MGRSHLTVRMRIRRHKVFLLCLLGIFVVSFLHYYKALYNIPLLQEFSSPSNHLKTLKIFSDIFWNIPAADFNSQQDVHKLSRLNVKSKQGSFDSNEILPDGKLHERTFVLQNDPTPFFIHTESGAMCLKEGTDLADFATRHKLLQHHREIDPKDKAINTNEQMVRCPCLQGWHGPHCGIPTIVYHSNLPSKSKVTPRKVPRRVINAINVNHEFDLLHARFHELGDVVDVFLICESNFTAYGDSRPLLFRQMILNGTFDYIKHKILYIFLDHFPDGGRADGWIADDYLRTYLTKNGMSRLKGLKRDDVFIIDDADEIPARDGILFLKLHDGWTEPVGIHMRKSLYGFYWRQFGTLNVLSACTAAMLFKVYKGDGILLRRRSYYSMSGFREYENSTGRILVPWAIGSPVHYAGWHCSWCFKPEGIYYKLISAQNGDFPRWGDYSEKRKISYIEDLIQTGGWFDGSVPEYPPSDPKEHMYAPKYLLDNYKKYHYLLENPYAKEKH from the exons GATGAGAATAAGAAGGCATAAAGTCTTCCTTCTGTGCTTACTGGGGATTTTTGTTGTTTCCTTCCTTCATTACTACAAAGCCCTGTACAATATTCCGCTGCTGCAGGAATTCTCCTCTCCCTCCAACCATCTGAAGACTCTGAAGatattcagcgatatcttcTGGAATATTCCAGCTGCTGACTTCAACTCCCAGCAAGATGTTCACAAACTCAGCCGCCTGAACGTAAAGTCAAAGCAG GGCAGTTTTGACTCAAATGAGATTCTCCCAGATGGGAAACTTCATGAACGTACCTTTGTACTTCAAAATGATCCCACACCCTTTTTCATCCACACCGAATCTGGAGCCATGTGCTTAAAAGAGGGGACGGATCTGGCCGACTTCGCAACTCGCCACAAGTTACTGCAACATCACAGAGAAATCGACCCCAAAGACAAAGCAATCAATACAAACGAGCAGATGGTTCGGTGTCCCTGCCTGCAGGGTTGGCACGGCCCTCACTGTGGCATCCCTACCATCGTGTATCATTCCAACCTCCCGTCCAAGTCAAAAGTAACACCCAGAAAAGTTCCACGTCGGGTCATCAATGCCATCAACGTCAACCACGAGTTTGACCTACTACACGCTCGATTCCACGAACTTGGAGATGTTGTGGACGTGTTTTTGATTTGCGAATCCAATTTCACTGCGTATGGTGACTCAAGACCTCTTTTGTTCCGGCAGATGATCCTAAACGGAACATTTGACTATATAAAGCACAAAATCCTGTACATCTTCCTGGACCATTTTCCTGATGGCGGCCGTGCGGACGGCTGGATCGCGGACGATTACCTGCGCACctatttgaccaaaaatggaATGTCGAGGCTTAAGGGCCTCAAACGGGATGATGTTTTCATCATCGACGATGCGGATGAAATTCCAGCTCGAGATGGAATCCTTTTCCTCAAGCTCCACGacggctggacggaaccagtcGGGATCCACATGCGTAAATCCCTATACGGATTCTACTGGAGGCAGTTTGGAACGCTAAACGTTTTATCTGCTTGCACGGCAGCTATGCTCTTTAAGGTTTACAAGGGTGATGGGATTCTCCTTCGCCGCCGGTCGTATTATTCCATGTCGGGATTCCGGGAATACGAGAACTCCACGGGACGCATTCTGGTACCGTGGGCCATCGGAAGCCCTGTTCACTATGCTGGATGGCACTGTTCCTGGTGTTTTAAACCAGAGGGAATTTATTACAAACTCATATCGGCTCAAAATGGAGACTTCCCACGTTGGGGCGATTACAGCGAGAAACGGAAGATAAGTTATATTGAAGACTTAATACAGACAGGGGGGTGGTTTGATGGGTCTGTACCAGAGTACCCACCCTCAGACCCCAAAGAGCATATGTATGCTCCCAAATACCTGCTGGacaactataaaaaatatcacTATTTGCTGGAGAACCCATATGCAAAAGAGAAACATTAA